In Halobaculum rubrum, the following are encoded in one genomic region:
- a CDS encoding type B DNA-directed DNA polymerase, protein MVLAIDYDNDSVTEWRLTADGVERTVVDDYRPTLFVGSPVSELYGRDGGPNPEPKLARRGAIPESLRDLRSFLDGQDAVADLTIDVWRQTFRSSARPVLRVDCRRIEDIRSVARRIHQFGDPDAYTCYNVDLTRQLRYTLETDTEAAPDTSIRDLRTLRIQFPAHESDHSALSQLRVNGEQVGSSPREVVEAVEQRVSSVDPDVLIVDTARVVPLLFEAAAEYGLEPYSLGREFGYTQLASESTYTSYGKVGHSPARYSVPGRVILDRANTFFYGESGLDGCLDLVERAGLPLQELGWASIGRVLTAMQIREARSRGVLVPWRAWRPEFFRSASTLDTADRGGTTLAPEVGVHEDVHELDFASMYPNIIREYNISPETVRCGCCDNDAVPKIGYSICERDGYLPDVLGPLIDGRSDIKRRIRETNDPDERATLEARSSAIKWILVSCFGYQGFSNAKFGRIECHESINAFAREILLDAKAALEEGGWRVLHGIVDSIWVTPAPEVAESDRRSLDDIAAEVSGETQIELEYEGAFDWVAFCPRRGGDGGALTRYFGRRRGVEYPDDGLGDAVKTRGIESRQDDTPAWIAQLQSTLIRTLDRTHDVEAVVSKLASALGRLEREELPPTDLLITQRVSKRAEQYRHETVTVAALKRAKWKNCALAPGQRVEYLVFDDAAHGLGRVRLSHEELRSYDTGWYRKQAIRAAESVLSPLGWDRERIRRSLSGYSDSRLSAYE, encoded by the coding sequence ATGGTACTCGCGATAGACTACGACAACGATTCCGTTACCGAATGGCGACTTACAGCGGACGGAGTGGAGCGGACAGTCGTCGACGACTACCGGCCTACTCTGTTCGTCGGATCCCCAGTCTCCGAGCTATACGGCCGGGACGGCGGCCCGAACCCGGAGCCGAAGCTGGCGAGACGCGGCGCTATCCCTGAATCACTTCGTGACCTCCGGTCGTTCCTCGACGGACAAGACGCGGTCGCGGATCTGACGATCGACGTGTGGCGGCAGACGTTCCGGTCGAGCGCGCGGCCGGTCCTCCGTGTTGATTGTCGACGGATCGAGGACATCCGATCGGTCGCGCGCCGGATCCACCAATTCGGAGATCCCGACGCCTATACCTGCTACAACGTCGATCTCACGCGGCAATTACGCTACACCCTCGAAACCGATACCGAGGCGGCCCCCGATACCTCGATTCGGGACCTCCGCACTCTCCGTATCCAGTTCCCGGCTCACGAGTCGGATCACTCGGCGCTGAGTCAGCTCCGGGTCAACGGAGAACAAGTCGGGTCTTCCCCACGAGAGGTCGTGGAGGCCGTCGAACAGCGCGTTTCATCTGTCGATCCCGATGTTCTAATCGTCGATACGGCCCGCGTGGTTCCGTTGCTGTTCGAGGCGGCCGCGGAATACGGGCTGGAGCCGTATTCACTCGGGCGTGAATTCGGATACACACAGTTGGCCTCGGAGTCGACGTACACGAGCTACGGGAAGGTCGGTCACTCCCCGGCACGGTACTCCGTTCCCGGACGGGTCATTCTGGACCGTGCAAACACGTTCTTCTACGGCGAATCAGGGCTTGACGGGTGTCTAGACTTGGTTGAGCGTGCGGGCTTACCGTTGCAGGAACTCGGGTGGGCGTCGATTGGGCGCGTGCTGACGGCCATGCAAATCCGCGAGGCGCGGTCTCGGGGCGTCCTCGTCCCCTGGCGGGCATGGCGTCCCGAGTTCTTCCGTTCCGCCTCGACGCTGGACACCGCTGATCGAGGCGGAACGACGCTCGCGCCGGAGGTCGGCGTTCACGAGGACGTCCACGAACTCGACTTCGCGTCGATGTACCCGAACATCATCCGCGAGTACAACATCTCGCCGGAGACGGTCCGTTGTGGCTGTTGTGACAACGATGCGGTCCCGAAGATCGGCTACTCCATCTGCGAGCGAGACGGCTATCTCCCGGACGTTCTCGGGCCACTCATCGACGGGCGGAGCGATATCAAACGGCGGATCCGCGAGACGAACGATCCCGATGAACGGGCGACGCTGGAGGCCCGTTCCTCCGCGATCAAGTGGATTCTCGTGTCTTGCTTCGGATATCAGGGGTTCTCGAACGCCAAGTTCGGGCGTATCGAGTGCCACGAGTCGATCAACGCCTTCGCTCGCGAGATCCTACTGGATGCGAAAGCCGCACTCGAAGAAGGTGGCTGGCGTGTGCTTCACGGGATCGTTGATTCGATCTGGGTGACGCCCGCACCCGAGGTCGCCGAGAGCGACAGACGGTCGCTCGACGACATCGCCGCGGAGGTGTCCGGGGAGACACAGATCGAGTTGGAGTATGAGGGTGCGTTCGACTGGGTCGCGTTCTGTCCACGTCGCGGCGGCGACGGCGGGGCACTGACACGGTACTTCGGCCGGCGACGGGGCGTCGAGTATCCCGACGACGGGCTCGGAGACGCGGTGAAGACACGCGGGATCGAGTCGCGACAGGACGACACCCCGGCATGGATCGCGCAGCTCCAGTCGACGCTGATTCGGACCCTCGACCGGACCCACGACGTGGAGGCGGTCGTGTCGAAACTCGCGTCGGCGCTCGGTCGACTGGAGCGCGAGGAGCTCCCGCCGACGGACCTTCTCATCACACAGCGCGTGTCGAAGCGGGCCGAACAGTACCGTCACGAGACGGTGACGGTCGCCGCGCTCAAGCGCGCGAAGTGGAAGAACTGTGCGTTAGCGCCGGGACAGCGCGTCGAGTATCTGGTGTTCGACGACGCCGCCCACGGGCTGGGGCGGGTCCGGTTAAGTCACGAGGAGTTGCGGTCCTACGATACCGGCTGGTATCGCAAGCAAGCGATCCGGGCCGCCGAAAGTGTGTTGTCACCGCTCGGGTGGGACCGTGAGCGGATCCGGCGGTCCCTGTCGGGGTATTCGGACAGCCGACTTTCGGCATACGAATAG
- a CDS encoding AlbA family DNA-binding domain-containing protein, giving the protein MNKEDFTELLTEVGADEQDWIDFKEDYFVGGVLYQKAEFIKDIASIANTVHTRSPRYILVGVTDGGDLIGITESKVGDEGDSRKHLFDMDESNLQETVTSHLSPSPDFSIHTFENDGKRFAAIQISQVAEPPAVVSKEIQEDSTTHLRNGEIYLRSGSGKKSQTGKTLRRCYNIELRSIEKTFSIPFIKPWS; this is encoded by the coding sequence ATGAATAAGGAAGACTTCACCGAACTGCTAACTGAAGTAGGAGCTGATGAGCAGGATTGGATTGATTTCAAAGAGGACTATTTCGTTGGTGGCGTCCTCTATCAGAAAGCCGAATTCATCAAGGATATCGCCTCTATTGCAAACACGGTCCACACAAGGTCTCCCCGATACATTCTGGTAGGTGTAACCGACGGGGGTGACCTCATTGGTATCACAGAAAGCAAGGTAGGTGACGAAGGTGATAGTAGAAAGCACTTGTTCGACATGGACGAATCAAACTTACAAGAGACAGTAACCAGCCATCTCTCGCCTAGTCCTGACTTCTCGATTCATACATTCGAGAATGATGGGAAAAGGTTCGCTGCCATTCAAATATCACAGGTAGCTGAGCCTCCCGCGGTAGTCAGCAAGGAAATCCAAGAAGATAGCACGACACATCTGAGAAACGGAGAGATCTATCTTAGATCTGGCTCGGGGAAAAAATCGCAAACAGGGAAGACGTTGAGGAGATGCTACAATATCGAATTGAGAAGTATCGAGAAGACATTCTCGATTCCGTTCATAAAGCCGTGGAGTTAG
- a CDS encoding recombinase family protein, which yields MTVACYTRVSTAKQNLDRQLTSTQQYAEDTLGASLADIEVYRDKSSGTNTARDAYQRLMSDAEAGEIDAVIAHEVSRVARSISDLERTADRLREAGVELHIVSESLVMKPDEEDPYQRALFQMLGVFGELEARIKRQNIREGIAARQDSDEYRHGPAPLGFEKDDGRLIEGADYHRVVTVLEQVATDEMSQRAAAQELDAGRKTIRRAITQRADLYGL from the coding sequence ATGACCGTCGCTTGTTACACCCGCGTTTCCACCGCGAAGCAGAACCTCGATCGCCAACTCACCTCAACCCAGCAGTACGCAGAGGACACCCTCGGCGCCTCGCTCGCCGACATCGAGGTGTACCGCGACAAGTCGAGCGGCACCAACACCGCCCGCGACGCCTACCAGCGGCTCATGTCCGACGCCGAAGCCGGCGAGATCGACGCCGTCATCGCCCACGAGGTGTCGCGCGTCGCCCGCTCGATCTCTGACCTCGAACGCACCGCCGATCGACTCCGCGAGGCCGGCGTCGAGCTGCACATCGTCTCCGAGTCGCTCGTGATGAAACCGGACGAGGAAGACCCCTATCAACGCGCGCTCTTTCAGATGCTCGGAGTGTTCGGCGAGCTGGAGGCGCGGATCAAGCGTCAGAACATCCGCGAGGGGATCGCCGCGCGCCAGGACTCCGACGAGTATCGACACGGACCGGCGCCGCTCGGGTTCGAGAAGGACGACGGTCGGCTCATCGAGGGCGCCGACTACCACCGCGTCGTTACTGTACTGGAGCAGGTCGCGACCGACGAGATGAGTCAGCGTGCAGCAGCCCAGGAACTTGACGCTGGGAGGAAGACAATCAGGCGAGCAATTACTCAGCGTGCAGATCTGTACGGTCTTTGA
- a CDS encoding winged helix-turn-helix transcriptional regulator — MASADLQKKILETLEQGGEMKLSEVVDKIDGDNSELRDAMSELATKYLVDIDNSGRNKTVRSRSPVPISKLAFRGDLSPTQAIIRYLYEEGGYGQTEIARMIGYSPGNVQTNIKRIEKKIGRELRQEDSTATD, encoded by the coding sequence ATGGCCAGCGCCGACTTGCAGAAAAAAATTCTTGAAACTCTTGAGCAAGGAGGAGAAATGAAACTATCAGAAGTAGTAGATAAAATCGACGGCGATAATTCCGAATTACGCGATGCGATGTCAGAACTTGCCACCAAATATCTCGTTGACATCGATAATTCGGGTAGAAACAAGACGGTTAGAAGTAGATCACCGGTCCCTATAAGCAAATTAGCGTTCCGAGGCGATCTAAGTCCGACACAGGCGATTATCCGATATCTCTATGAGGAGGGAGGATATGGTCAAACCGAAATCGCTCGAATGATCGGGTACTCTCCCGGTAACGTCCAAACTAATATTAAGAGAATAGAGAAAAAGATTGGGCGAGAGTTGAGACAAGAGGACTCTACTGCTACAGACTAA
- a CDS encoding DNA-methyltransferase: MAEKDDSRNIKPRSDIPASADEIIAGAPDQNLSTDIAANIVGMRSAHFRKIVREGLGGTIGKTTSFETLAKVYARSRPSPSVLTDKHFTTEEGQTGLIDLVEYLEDPADPPNQSRWSSDEFETNQIFLGSVFDHFSQIPLNSIQSVITSPPYWGMRVYSEEFEVQWSDGTEVPFGGEQTPEDYIRHTLELFLRLRPILTDSATIWWNVGDVYNTRTEIRETSMDRKKAVVNNEERSWANLDAKRDSYGHEYLKDKDLTLIPFRIAQGLQRCGFYARSVITWRKEKVVPETVSDRPTTGHENLLLISNSSTYQFNEKRWREEERKSFGGRSRHENKDLRTVWELDHIKGGLKEQEAAIIDELGNIMDVLSETNKKDTSEMLPAETEKQLQERLKQLLALLAEERDSIQQSILDPEEHEVVAKRDSPNHFSEGSELERSPSNQDLRRGPPVWSMPVADGKYKHAAPFPVQLPARCILLSIARSASGDSDQEVVYDPFMGSGTTAVAAENIKRLDSGFNFSWIGSEIVPKYKKLAEDRISQMRTDEDPDEWITIDQTTMKDFS, from the coding sequence ATGGCTGAAAAGGACGACTCTCGAAATATCAAACCACGCTCAGATATTCCTGCAAGTGCTGATGAAATCATTGCTGGCGCTCCTGATCAGAATCTCAGCACCGATATCGCTGCTAATATTGTTGGAATGCGGAGCGCTCACTTCAGAAAGATCGTTCGAGAGGGGCTCGGTGGGACTATCGGAAAGACGACCTCCTTCGAGACATTAGCGAAAGTATATGCACGGTCCCGACCTTCACCTTCTGTTCTCACAGACAAGCACTTCACCACGGAGGAGGGTCAAACGGGCCTAATCGACTTGGTCGAATATCTTGAAGATCCGGCCGACCCACCGAATCAAAGCAGATGGTCTTCAGACGAATTTGAGACCAACCAGATTTTCCTTGGTTCCGTTTTCGATCATTTCTCACAGATCCCGTTGAACTCCATCCAATCTGTGATTACATCTCCCCCCTACTGGGGAATGAGAGTTTATTCAGAGGAGTTTGAGGTTCAGTGGTCAGACGGAACGGAGGTACCGTTTGGTGGGGAACAAACACCAGAAGATTACATTCGACACACTCTTGAGCTTTTCCTCCGACTCAGACCAATTCTTACTGATTCAGCAACTATCTGGTGGAATGTAGGAGATGTTTATAACACCAGAACAGAAATCAGGGAAACTTCGATGGATCGGAAAAAAGCGGTCGTTAACAACGAAGAGCGCTCTTGGGCGAATCTGGATGCGAAGCGTGATTCATACGGACATGAATACCTAAAAGATAAAGACCTCACGCTGATCCCATTTCGAATCGCACAGGGATTGCAGCGGTGTGGGTTTTATGCCCGATCTGTAATCACCTGGAGAAAAGAGAAAGTCGTCCCTGAAACAGTCAGCGATCGACCCACGACTGGGCACGAAAATCTGCTACTAATAAGCAATTCGAGTACTTACCAATTCAATGAGAAAAGGTGGAGAGAGGAAGAGAGAAAATCATTCGGAGGGCGTTCTCGACACGAAAATAAAGATCTGAGGACTGTATGGGAACTGGATCACATTAAAGGCGGGTTGAAGGAACAAGAAGCCGCGATTATCGACGAGCTGGGCAATATAATGGATGTCCTGTCAGAGACGAACAAAAAGGACACCTCAGAGATGTTACCGGCGGAAACAGAGAAGCAACTTCAAGAGCGGCTGAAACAATTATTGGCCTTGCTCGCGGAAGAACGAGATAGCATTCAGCAATCGATACTGGATCCAGAAGAGCACGAAGTCGTCGCTAAACGGGATTCCCCGAACCACTTCTCAGAGGGAAGTGAATTAGAACGAAGCCCCTCTAACCAAGACCTGAGAAGAGGTCCGCCCGTCTGGTCTATGCCTGTTGCTGATGGGAAATATAAGCACGCAGCACCTTTCCCAGTTCAGTTACCAGCTCGATGCATCTTATTGAGCATTGCAAGGAGTGCTTCCGGGGATTCCGACCAAGAAGTAGTATATGACCCCTTCATGGGTTCAGGAACGACTGCTGTGGCGGCAGAGAATATCAAAAGACTGGACAGCGGATTTAACTTCTCTTGGATAGGGTCAGAAATCGTTCCTAAGTACAAGAAACTCGCGGAGGACCGTATCAGCCAGATGAGAACAGATGAAGACCCAGATGAATGGATCACGATCGATCAGACTACGATGAAGGACTTCAGTTGA
- a CDS encoding McrB family protein, which yields MTFWFILKMRGLKPGGDRVLINEENGEPLLDHLLRVEDLTDYIDADDTPYYDIFVGATRKESADKNYWQNNIGNFYQNQNASNPEKWLNIEEVDGEYYASYTDEFADYLGRGKDGFAPKGKQLEIPLIDMMAWYFRYRSFDKKPSYDELLEEFTNDLHLSQIELNLVFDRSNTDIDGLFEENLRMGEKKKELARFLADHLEEQQSGYSVDIEPSEQPDKFSERKRDTIIYSSRNTMYDTFDPSVDPSEDLHDAVVEDGKRNLILVGPPGTGKTHTAIRTAEKLGEETFFFQFHESYTYEDFVESYEPTFKGGEIVGFEPIQKGFIKSCQKAQEISDDKYVFVVLDEINRAKVSRVFGELFSLIEYREDITEMDVNLQTLYSGGSIVVPDNLVIIGTMNNLDKSTEDIEFALRRRFSEIEVPPSTNLLRELLREQSDYDWEQEEIDELARLLNIVNEKGDYPLGPTYFRGMQGIDDLLKVYRREIRPSIKQYFGEYREEQLETVDGFFELASDLELSEDS from the coding sequence GTGACTTTCTGGTTCATCCTCAAGATGAGAGGGTTGAAACCTGGTGGGGACCGCGTCTTGATTAATGAGGAAAATGGAGAGCCTTTACTTGATCATCTACTGAGAGTCGAAGATCTAACAGACTATATCGACGCTGACGATACTCCCTATTATGACATATTTGTGGGTGCAACTCGAAAAGAATCCGCTGACAAAAACTATTGGCAGAATAATATTGGAAATTTCTATCAGAACCAGAATGCATCTAACCCGGAGAAATGGCTCAATATAGAGGAGGTCGATGGGGAATATTACGCCTCTTATACCGACGAATTCGCCGATTATCTCGGAAGGGGAAAAGACGGATTCGCTCCAAAAGGAAAGCAGCTGGAAATCCCCCTTATCGATATGATGGCGTGGTACTTTCGGTATCGGTCCTTTGACAAAAAGCCGTCATACGATGAGCTGCTAGAAGAATTCACAAACGATCTCCATCTCAGCCAGATTGAGCTCAATCTGGTTTTTGACCGGTCAAACACAGATATTGATGGGCTATTTGAAGAGAACCTCCGTATGGGGGAGAAGAAGAAAGAGCTAGCAAGGTTCTTGGCGGATCATCTGGAAGAGCAGCAAAGCGGATACAGTGTTGACATTGAACCGAGCGAACAACCGGACAAATTCAGCGAACGAAAAAGAGATACGATAATTTACTCATCAAGGAACACAATGTATGACACATTTGATCCGTCAGTTGACCCGAGTGAGGATCTACATGATGCGGTTGTCGAGGACGGGAAACGAAATCTGATCCTCGTTGGACCGCCCGGAACTGGAAAAACCCACACTGCAATACGAACTGCGGAAAAGCTCGGTGAAGAGACCTTCTTCTTCCAATTCCATGAGTCATACACGTACGAGGACTTTGTTGAGTCATATGAACCGACGTTTAAGGGAGGAGAAATTGTCGGATTCGAACCGATACAGAAAGGCTTCATAAAGTCTTGCCAGAAAGCTCAGGAAATATCTGATGATAAGTATGTGTTTGTAGTTCTTGACGAAATCAACCGAGCGAAAGTATCCAGAGTATTTGGAGAACTGTTTTCTCTTATAGAATATCGAGAAGACATAACAGAAATGGATGTGAACTTGCAGACATTGTATTCAGGAGGATCTATCGTTGTTCCAGATAATCTAGTTATCATAGGTACCATGAACAATTTAGACAAGTCAACTGAAGATATTGAATTTGCACTCAGACGTCGATTCTCTGAGATAGAAGTTCCACCGTCTACGAATCTACTAAGAGAGCTTCTGCGTGAACAGAGTGATTACGACTGGGAACAAGAAGAGATAGACGAGTTAGCACGATTACTCAACATAGTCAACGAGAAAGGAGACTATCCACTCGGGCCTACGTATTTCAGAGGGATGCAAGGCATTGATGACTTATTGAAAGTCTATAGAAGAGAAATAAGGCCTTCAATAAAGCAGTATTTTGGAGAATATAGAGAAGAGCAACTCGAAACAGTAGATGGATTCTTCGAACTCGCCTCTGATTTGGAGCTGTCGGAGGACAGTTGA
- a CDS encoding 5-methylcytosine restriction system specificity protein McrC, giving the protein MSGLQSYKIEFPPGASRPLVENCSDDRNQLSSEFNPSILPDDYQDYLTLELSSSGEYRANTGPYVGILSCKDGSYLPIRPKTEVGNMTYFLRESGRIAQDLDTPFDEDVPYQTVTDNLIGMRELYVQHFLNQLDKLKRDGLLKQSIVTSIESSRVEGRINVNRYSKNILSGKPNKIPQSVKSQSIDNIPNMFLKLALRYLMNMRLIGIDRREIADRLDYFRPVSEFDRSAKIDEIKAQIREVIAENELPPSRSYYYPPLDSALLILDQSGITVDKIVDSKAQSFMFNMQSAFEDYIRRTVRRLLKPKGYDVYNGVSQAHRLDLYDSQSYSRLPLEPDILVADGMNNIGVIDVKYKDELSSSDHYQIWTYKQQYDVELAAFVSIPKNPSQRLDVEKYNRNGSGNQISNFRFWLGDFSASENSLSEFLSNSEAVGP; this is encoded by the coding sequence ATGAGTGGACTACAAAGCTACAAGATAGAATTCCCCCCTGGGGCCTCACGTCCATTAGTAGAAAACTGCTCAGACGATAGAAATCAGCTGTCAAGTGAATTCAACCCGTCAATATTACCTGACGACTATCAAGACTACCTTACATTAGAACTTAGCTCATCTGGGGAATACAGGGCCAATACCGGACCATACGTGGGAATACTGTCGTGCAAGGATGGGTCATACCTCCCAATAAGACCAAAAACAGAGGTGGGGAACATGACATATTTCCTTCGCGAAAGCGGCAGAATTGCCCAAGATCTTGACACACCATTCGACGAAGATGTTCCCTATCAGACAGTGACAGACAACCTGATAGGAATGCGTGAATTGTATGTTCAACATTTTCTAAATCAACTGGACAAACTCAAGCGAGATGGTCTACTTAAGCAATCTATAGTAACAAGCATTGAATCTAGCCGAGTAGAGGGACGAATAAATGTGAACAGATACAGCAAGAATATTCTCTCGGGGAAACCCAATAAAATACCTCAGTCCGTCAAAAGCCAAAGTATTGATAATATTCCAAATATGTTCCTGAAGCTTGCACTCAGATACCTAATGAATATGAGGCTCATAGGGATTGATCGAAGAGAAATTGCAGATAGACTGGATTATTTTCGTCCCGTATCAGAGTTCGATAGATCGGCGAAAATAGACGAGATCAAAGCTCAGATTCGAGAAGTAATTGCAGAGAACGAACTCCCGCCGTCCCGGTCATATTATTATCCCCCTCTTGATTCTGCTTTACTCATCCTTGACCAGAGCGGGATAACAGTTGATAAAATCGTGGATAGCAAGGCCCAGAGTTTTATGTTTAATATGCAAAGTGCATTTGAAGACTACATACGTAGAACTGTTCGGCGCCTTCTCAAGCCAAAAGGCTACGATGTTTACAACGGTGTCAGCCAGGCACATAGATTAGACCTATATGATTCTCAAAGTTACAGCCGTTTACCTCTAGAACCAGATATTTTGGTAGCTGACGGAATGAACAATATCGGCGTGATCGACGTTAAGTACAAAGATGAATTATCAAGCTCCGACCATTATCAGATTTGGACTTACAAGCAACAATACGATGTAGAATTAGCAGCGTTCGTGTCTATACCAAAGAATCCCTCACAGAGACTCGACGTAGAAAAATACAATCGTAATGGGTCTGGCAATCAGATCTCGAATTTCCGCTTCTGGTTGGGAGACTTTAGTGCGTCTGAAAACTCTCTTTCTGAATTTTTGAGCAACTCCGAAGCAGTAGGCCCGTAG
- a CDS encoding Cdc6/Cdc18 family protein, producing MARGVTASVPRVLELDRVPERMPHRDATLGQLANALDPLRSDRPAYPICLSGPTGAGKTAVSQFAVGELRRETAVNTAHVDCLRTRSRAAILQEALVDAGLKTRSSPKADAASSYLAQMEDADAPLVLTLDEAEHIEDEHLPHVLFEAEGVTPIFVVHEYERFAARLDAATASRLRTGPHIELSRYSQSELVDILQARVDAGDLSGITGGTLELIADTAAGNAREAISILREAYVEGKTRDERVTPALIADVREPAMESIRRYNVERLDTPHRLLKHMIDDAGEIRAGELADLFEAEYPDANGRDRRRYLNVLVRYGCIRKQGSGRGTRYLSIGATE from the coding sequence ATGGCACGCGGAGTGACCGCGTCGGTCCCGCGGGTCCTGGAACTCGACCGCGTCCCGGAACGGATGCCCCACAGGGACGCCACGCTCGGCCAGTTGGCGAACGCTCTCGACCCGCTCCGCTCGGACCGACCAGCGTACCCGATCTGTCTCTCCGGCCCGACCGGCGCCGGCAAGACGGCCGTCTCTCAGTTTGCCGTCGGAGAACTCCGCCGAGAGACGGCGGTGAACACTGCGCACGTCGACTGTCTCCGAACACGCTCGCGGGCCGCGATACTGCAAGAGGCGCTCGTCGATGCCGGACTCAAGACACGGTCGTCGCCGAAGGCGGACGCCGCATCGTCGTACCTCGCGCAGATGGAGGACGCCGACGCGCCGCTCGTCCTCACGCTCGACGAGGCGGAACACATCGAGGACGAGCACCTCCCGCACGTCCTCTTCGAGGCGGAGGGCGTGACGCCGATATTCGTCGTCCACGAGTACGAGCGGTTCGCGGCGCGCCTCGACGCCGCGACGGCGTCGCGGCTCCGCACCGGCCCGCATATCGAACTGAGCCGGTACAGTCAGTCGGAACTCGTTGACATCCTCCAGGCACGCGTCGACGCGGGCGACCTCTCCGGGATCACGGGCGGGACGCTGGAACTGATCGCGGACACCGCCGCCGGAAACGCGCGGGAGGCGATCTCGATCCTCCGGGAGGCCTACGTTGAGGGGAAGACCCGCGACGAACGGGTCACGCCGGCGTTGATCGCCGACGTTCGCGAACCAGCGATGGAGTCGATCCGGCGATACAACGTCGAGCGCCTGGACACGCCGCATCGACTACTGAAGCACATGATCGACGACGCGGGCGAGATCCGGGCCGGGGAGTTGGCAGACCTCTTCGAGGCGGAGTACCCGGACGCGAACGGTCGCGACCGTCGCCGGTATCTGAACGTCCTCGTTCGCTACGGGTGTATCCGGAAGCAGGGGAGTGGGCGGGGAACGCGGTATCTCTCAATTGGAGCCACTGAATAG